The Acuticoccus sediminis DNA segment ACGTGGGTCATAAGCTTGGTGTGAGTGCGCCCACTCAGCGGCCATGAGCCGCCTCACAATTGAGCAGCCATTCACAATGACCTTCGCGTTTACCTTCCCGGGGCAAGGCAGCCAATCGGTCGGCATGGGCCTGTCGCTCCATGACGCATACCCTGCCGCGGCCCGCGTGTTCGAGGAGGTCGACGAGGCGCTCGGCGAGAAGCTCTCGGCGCTGATCTTCGAGGGACCGGAAGAGGCCCTGCGCCTCACCGCCAACACGCAGCCGGCGCTGATGGCCGTCAGCCTCGCGGCCATGCGCGCGCTGGAATCGGAAGGCGTGAAGATCGGCGAGGCGGCGCTCGTGGCCGGGCATTCCCTCGGCGAGTACTCCGCACTGGCCGCCGCCGGGGCGCTCTCGATCAGCGATGCGGCGCGGCTCCTGCGCCTGCGCGGCGAGGCGATGCAGACGGCGGTGCCGGCGGGCGAGGGCGCGATGGCCGCGCTCCTCGGCCTCGACCTCGAGGCGGCGGAAGAGGTGGCGAAGCTCGCCGCCGGGGACCAGGTCTGCGACGTCGCCAACGACAACGCGCCGGGCCAGGTCGTCGTCTCCGGCGACGTCGCCGCCGTGGAACGCGCGGTCGCGATCGCGAAGGAGAAGGGCGCCAAGCGGGCGATGATGCTGCCGGTCAGCGCCCCGTTCCACTGCGGCCTGATGGCGCCCGCCGCCGAGGCCATGAAGGACGCGCTCTCCACCGTCGCCATGAAGGCCCCGGTCGTGCCGGTGCTCGCGAACGTCTCGCTCGAGCTCCTGACCGACCCCGAGGCGATCAAGGCGAGCCTCGTGCGGCAGGTGACCGAGCGGGTCCGCTGGCGCGAGTCGGTCTTGAAGTTCGGCGGCCACGGAGTATCGATCGCGGCCGAGATCGGCGCCGGCAAGGTGCTGACCGGTCTCGCGAAGCGCATCGACAAGTCGCTGGAGACGATGGTCGTCAACGGCGCCGACGATGTGAAACGGATGGCGGAACACTGGGTGGCTGCAGCGTAATGTTCGATCTGACGGGAAAAACCGCGCTCATCACCGGTGCGACCGGGGCCATCGGCGGCGCCACCGCGGCGGCGCTGAAGGAGCAGGGCGCGAAGATCATCGTCACCGGCTCCACCCAGGAGCGCGCCGAGGCGGCCGCACAGGCGCTCGGCGCCGACGCCGCGTTCGGCGCCGACATGTCCGACCGGGCCGCCGTCGACAAGCTGGTCGGCGACGCGGACAAGGCGGGCCCCGTCGACATTCTCGTCAACAATGCCGGCATCACGCGCGACCAGCTGATGATGCGCATGAAGGACGAGGACTTCGACGCCGTCATCGAGGTCAACCTCGTCTCGGCGTTCCGCCTCTCCCGCGGGCTGATGCGGGGCATGCTGAAGCGCCGCTGGGGCCGGATCGTGACGATCGGCTCGGGCGTCGGCTCCATCGGCAACATGGGCCAGGTGAACTACGCGGCGGCCAAGGCGGGCCTCACCGGCTTCACCAAATCGATGGCGCGCGAGGTCGCGAGCCGAAACATTACGGCCAACGTGGTTGCGCCGGGCCTCATCGCATCCAAGATGAGCGATGCCATGACCGACGACGCCCGACAGATGATGCTGAACGTGATCCCGATGGGCGCCCTCGGCGACCCGAAGGATATCGCCGGCGCCGTGGTCTATCTCGCGTCCGAGGAGGCACGTTATGTCACAGGCCAGACGATCCACGTGAACGGCGGCATGTTCATGGGCTTCTGAGGCCTGATTCTGGGGAGAAGGACCGGTTGTCCACTCCCCAGGTGGCCGACGATCCCGCGCAGGGCATTTCCGAAGTAGCTAAATTCAAGGAAAACGCCTACGCGATCCTTTGCCGGGCGCCAGCCGCTTTTCAAATGGCAAAAAGGTGTGATACCGGCACCGGCAATTCGGGGAGGCGGACCCGTCGCCCCACTTCCTAACGTCACGCGCTCAGCCGCGACCGACATCATCCCAGCGGTCCCACGAGGGGGCCAAGAAGGCTTAGAAGGACTTCCAATGAGCGACACGGCAGAACGTGTGAAGAAGATCGTCGTCGAGCACCTCGGCGTCGAGCGGGACAAGGTCACCGAGGACGCGAGCTTCATCGACGATCTGGGTGCCGATTCGCTGGACACCGTCGAGCTCGTGATGGCGTTTGAGGAAGAATTCGGTGTCGAGATCCCGGACGACGCCGCCGAGACGATCCTGACGGTCGGCGACGCCATCAAGTTCCTCGACAAGAACGCGACGGCGTAACCGCCTCTCATCTCAAATCGGTCTGGCGGAGTGGCATAGTGCGTCGTGTCGTTGTGACGGGGCTCGGGACGGTCAACCCCATGGGAAGTGGGATTGAGACGTCCTGGGAGAATATCCTCGCGGGTAAGTCTGGGGCTTCGAAGATCACGAAGTTCAAGACGGACGATCTTCCCTCGAAGATCGCCTGCCAGGTGCCGCGCGGCACCGGGAAGGGCGAGTTCGACCCGTCGCAGACGATGGATGCCAAGGATCAGCGAAAGTTCGACGAGTTCATCGTCTTCGCGTCCGCGGCGGCCGACGAGGCGATTGCCGACTCCGGCTGGAAACCGACCGATGACGAGGATTGCTTCCGCACCGGCGTCCTGATCGGCTCCGGTATCGGCGGCCTCAACCTCATCGACGCCTGCTCCGCGCAGCTCGAAGAGCGTGGCCCGCGGCGGATCTCGCCGTTCTTCATCCCCGGCGCGCTCATCAACATGGCGTCCGGCGTGGTGTCGATCCGGTACGGCTTCCGCGGCCCGAACCACGCCGTGGTCACGGCGTGCTCCACCGGCGCGCACGCCATCGGCGATGCCGCGCGGATGATCGCCTACGACGATGCCGACGTGATGATCGCCGGCGGCACCGAGGCGACGGTGAACCGTCTGGCGCTCGCCGGCTTCGCCGCCTGCCGCGCGCTGTCGACGAACTTCAACGACGAGCCCGAGCGCGCCTCGCGTCCCTACGACAAGGACCGCGACGGCTTCGTCCTGGGCGAGGGGGCCGGCGTCGTCGTGCTCGAGGAGTACGAGCACGCCAAGAAGCGCGGCGCCAAGATCTACGGCGAAGTGATCGGCTACGGCCTGTCGGGCGACGCGCACCACATCACCGCGCCTTCGCCGGACGGTGACGGGGCCTACCGCTGCATGACCGCCGCCCTGAAGCGGGCGAAGATCGCGCCGAGCGAGATCGACTACGTCAACGCCCACGGCACCTCGACGATGGCCGACGAGATCGAACTTGGTGCCGTCTCGCGGGTGGTCGGCAACGACCTCGAGCGCCTGACGATGAGCTCCACCAAGTCCGCGACCGGCCATCTCCTGGGTGCCGCCGGAGCGGTGGAGGCGATCTTCTCGCTCCTCGCGATGCGCGACCAGGTCGCCCCGCCGACGATCAACCTCGACAATCCGTCGCTGGATACCCCCATCGACCTCGTTCCACATACCGCCCGCGAGAAATCGATCGACGTCGTTCTGTCGAACTCGTTCGGGTTCGGCGGGACCAACGCATCGCTCGTCTTCCGCCGCGTCTAGCCAAGGACAACGGTCGTGCTCAAGCGAGGCTCACGGGAACCCGAACCGCCGCAAAGATCGGGCAA contains these protein-coding regions:
- the fabF gene encoding beta-ketoacyl-ACP synthase II; this encodes MRRVVVTGLGTVNPMGSGIETSWENILAGKSGASKITKFKTDDLPSKIACQVPRGTGKGEFDPSQTMDAKDQRKFDEFIVFASAAADEAIADSGWKPTDDEDCFRTGVLIGSGIGGLNLIDACSAQLEERGPRRISPFFIPGALINMASGVVSIRYGFRGPNHAVVTACSTGAHAIGDAARMIAYDDADVMIAGGTEATVNRLALAGFAACRALSTNFNDEPERASRPYDKDRDGFVLGEGAGVVVLEEYEHAKKRGAKIYGEVIGYGLSGDAHHITAPSPDGDGAYRCMTAALKRAKIAPSEIDYVNAHGTSTMADEIELGAVSRVVGNDLERLTMSSTKSATGHLLGAAGAVEAIFSLLAMRDQVAPPTINLDNPSLDTPIDLVPHTAREKSIDVVLSNSFGFGGTNASLVFRRV
- the fabD gene encoding ACP S-malonyltransferase; translated protein: MTFAFTFPGQGSQSVGMGLSLHDAYPAAARVFEEVDEALGEKLSALIFEGPEEALRLTANTQPALMAVSLAAMRALESEGVKIGEAALVAGHSLGEYSALAAAGALSISDAARLLRLRGEAMQTAVPAGEGAMAALLGLDLEAAEEVAKLAAGDQVCDVANDNAPGQVVVSGDVAAVERAVAIAKEKGAKRAMMLPVSAPFHCGLMAPAAEAMKDALSTVAMKAPVVPVLANVSLELLTDPEAIKASLVRQVTERVRWRESVLKFGGHGVSIAAEIGAGKVLTGLAKRIDKSLETMVVNGADDVKRMAEHWVAAA
- a CDS encoding acyl carrier protein — translated: MSDTAERVKKIVVEHLGVERDKVTEDASFIDDLGADSLDTVELVMAFEEEFGVEIPDDAAETILTVGDAIKFLDKNATA
- the fabG gene encoding 3-oxoacyl-ACP reductase FabG; translated protein: MFDLTGKTALITGATGAIGGATAAALKEQGAKIIVTGSTQERAEAAAQALGADAAFGADMSDRAAVDKLVGDADKAGPVDILVNNAGITRDQLMMRMKDEDFDAVIEVNLVSAFRLSRGLMRGMLKRRWGRIVTIGSGVGSIGNMGQVNYAAAKAGLTGFTKSMAREVASRNITANVVAPGLIASKMSDAMTDDARQMMLNVIPMGALGDPKDIAGAVVYLASEEARYVTGQTIHVNGGMFMGF